A stretch of the Actinotalea sp. JY-7876 genome encodes the following:
- a CDS encoding uracil-DNA glycosylase has product MRQPLDALMAPDWAAALAPVELRLREIGDALRAESAAGRAWLPAPDAVLRAFARPMADVRVLVIGQDPYPTPGHAVGLSFSVAPGVRPLPRSLQNIHRELADDVGVVRGPDGDLSDWEQEGVLLLNRVLTVGTGAPGSHRHLGWQDVTDRAVTALVERGGPLVALLWGRDAQQVRPLLGGVPVVESAHPSPLSASRGFFGSRPFSRVDALLAEQGAPPVRWSPDQQTRPTGAAPSPGDGATSGAAVLRPRTS; this is encoded by the coding sequence ATCCGTCAGCCCCTCGACGCGCTCATGGCCCCGGACTGGGCCGCGGCCCTCGCACCGGTCGAGCTGCGGCTGCGCGAGATCGGCGACGCGCTGCGCGCGGAGTCCGCGGCCGGCCGGGCCTGGCTCCCGGCCCCCGACGCCGTCCTGCGCGCGTTCGCGCGGCCCATGGCGGACGTCCGCGTGCTCGTCATCGGCCAGGACCCGTACCCGACGCCCGGGCACGCCGTCGGCCTGTCCTTCTCGGTGGCGCCCGGGGTGCGCCCGCTGCCCCGCTCGCTGCAGAACATCCACCGCGAGCTCGCGGACGACGTCGGCGTCGTGCGCGGGCCCGACGGCGACCTCAGCGACTGGGAGCAGGAGGGCGTCCTGCTCCTCAACCGGGTCCTCACCGTGGGCACCGGCGCACCGGGCTCGCACCGGCACCTCGGGTGGCAGGACGTCACCGACCGCGCCGTCACGGCGCTCGTGGAACGGGGCGGGCCGCTCGTCGCCCTCCTGTGGGGCCGCGACGCGCAGCAGGTCCGCCCGCTGCTCGGGGGCGTCCCCGTGGTCGAGAGCGCGCACCCCAGCCCGCTCTCGGCGTCCCGGGGCTTCTTCGGCTCCCGGCCGTTCTCCCGCGTCGACGCGCTGCTCGCCGAGCAGGGCGCGCCTCCCGTGCGCTGGTCCCCCGACCAGCAGACCCGACCGACCGGCGCCGCCCCCTCCCCAGGGGACGGCGCCACGTCGGGCGCCGCGGTCCTGCGACCGCGAACTAGCTGA
- a CDS encoding DUF3263 domain-containing protein has protein sequence MATARDADRTDARVHAAELSERDQQILAFERQWWKYAGAKEQAVKELFDMSATRYYQVLNALIDSPAALAQDPMLIKRLRRMRASRQRARTARRLGVDA, from the coding sequence ATGGCCACCGCGCGCGACGCGGACCGCACGGACGCCCGGGTCCACGCCGCCGAGCTCTCCGAGCGCGACCAGCAGATCCTCGCCTTCGAGCGCCAGTGGTGGAAGTACGCCGGGGCCAAGGAGCAGGCGGTCAAGGAGCTCTTCGACATGTCCGCGACGCGGTACTACCAGGTGCTCAATGCGCTCATCGACTCGCCCGCGGCGCTGGCCCAGGACCCCATGCTGATCAAGCGCCTGCGCCGGATGCGCGCGTCCCGCCAGCGGGCCCGCACCGCGCGTCGTCTGGGTGTCGACGCCTGA
- a CDS encoding LytR C-terminal domain-containing protein — translation MKAGDYPYPADEFDAADARGGPRGVHRAPRSRRRRLLPFLVVLVVFPLLAYGAVTWLSDWQGLGSGGTPAEGTSTEADEGTTEEEPVEEDAGEAEVPVEPETEEPVETTPPPPPVDLATPVEVFNATSRSGLAGGAAERVEEAGFTAVSAGNWQGDDLEASTVYYATPDQVTTAELVAQTLGITAVQESAEQAPEGVVVVLAADYED, via the coding sequence GTGAAGGCCGGCGACTACCCCTACCCCGCGGACGAGTTCGACGCCGCGGATGCCCGGGGCGGCCCACGAGGCGTTCACCGCGCACCGCGCTCGCGCCGCCGCCGTCTGCTGCCCTTCCTGGTCGTCCTCGTCGTCTTCCCCCTCCTCGCCTACGGCGCGGTCACGTGGCTCTCCGACTGGCAGGGGCTGGGCTCCGGGGGGACGCCCGCGGAGGGGACGTCCACCGAGGCCGACGAGGGGACCACCGAGGAGGAGCCGGTCGAGGAGGACGCCGGCGAGGCCGAGGTGCCCGTCGAGCCGGAGACGGAGGAGCCGGTCGAGACGACCCCGCCCCCGCCCCCGGTCGACCTCGCCACACCCGTCGAGGTGTTCAACGCCACGTCCCGCTCCGGCCTCGCGGGCGGTGCGGCCGAGCGTGTGGAGGAGGCCGGCTTCACGGCCGTGAGTGCCGGCAACTGGCAGGGCGACGACCTCGAGGCGTCGACCGTGTACTACGCGACGCCCGACCAGGTCACGACGGCGGAGCTCGTCGCGCAGACCCTCGGCATCACCGCCGTGCAGGAGTCCGCGGAGCAGGCGCCCGAAGGCGTCGTCGTCGTGCTCGCCGCCGACTACGAGGACTGA
- a CDS encoding NAD(P)/FAD-dependent oxidoreductase — MTRALDVVVVGSGPNGLAAAVTLARAGLEVVVLEAQPHPGGGARTADLGLWPGVVHDTCSAVHPMAVASPFFRRFDLAARGVELVAPEVSYAQPLAQGAGIAYRDLDRTARELGVDGGAWLETFGPLVAHAEALVGFLLGDRRHLPRDLVTAVRFGLRAFEQGVAPLWDRRFREETAPALLTGIASHAITPLPSIAGAGTALLLGTLAHAVGWTVPLGGTQAITDALVADLRAHGGEIRTGHLVRTQRDLPPARAVVFDTSPSAVAAVMGARLSRGTARGYQAYRHGNAAAKVDFVLSGPVPWADPRVGRAGTVHVGGTRAEMAAAEHALTQGRHAEPPMVLASDPSVGDPGRATADGHRPLWTYAHVPAGSRADVTEAVTARIEQYAPGFRDVVVASRCTPAARIELGNANYVGGDIAGGAITLPRMLVGPVLSPDPFVAADGVYLCSAAVPPGPGVHGMGGWHAARRVLARSFGIERPPGLAP; from the coding sequence ATGACGCGGGCGCTGGACGTCGTCGTCGTGGGCTCCGGACCCAACGGCCTCGCCGCCGCGGTGACGCTCGCGCGGGCGGGGCTCGAGGTCGTCGTGCTCGAGGCCCAGCCGCACCCGGGCGGGGGCGCCCGCACGGCGGACCTCGGCCTGTGGCCGGGCGTCGTCCACGACACGTGCAGCGCCGTCCACCCCATGGCCGTCGCCTCGCCGTTCTTCCGGCGGTTCGACCTGGCGGCCCGCGGCGTCGAGCTGGTGGCGCCCGAGGTGTCGTACGCCCAGCCGCTGGCCCAGGGGGCCGGGATCGCCTACCGCGACCTCGACCGCACCGCGCGGGAGCTCGGCGTCGACGGCGGCGCGTGGCTCGAGACCTTCGGGCCGCTCGTCGCGCACGCCGAGGCCCTCGTCGGTTTCCTCCTGGGCGACCGCCGCCACCTCCCGCGCGACCTGGTGACCGCGGTGCGCTTCGGTCTGCGGGCGTTCGAGCAGGGCGTGGCCCCGCTCTGGGACCGCCGGTTCCGTGAGGAGACGGCGCCCGCGCTGCTCACCGGCATCGCGTCGCACGCGATCACGCCCCTGCCCTCGATCGCGGGGGCCGGCACGGCCCTGCTGCTGGGCACGCTCGCGCACGCCGTCGGCTGGACCGTGCCGCTCGGGGGCACGCAGGCCATCACCGACGCGCTCGTGGCGGACCTGCGCGCGCACGGGGGCGAGATCCGCACGGGTCACCTCGTGCGCACGCAGCGCGACCTGCCACCCGCGCGCGCTGTCGTCTTCGACACCTCGCCCTCGGCGGTCGCCGCGGTCATGGGCGCCCGCCTGAGCCGTGGGACCGCGCGCGGCTACCAGGCGTACCGGCACGGGAACGCCGCGGCCAAGGTCGACTTCGTCCTCTCGGGTCCGGTGCCGTGGGCCGACCCCCGCGTGGGCCGGGCCGGGACGGTGCACGTCGGCGGCACGCGCGCCGAGATGGCCGCCGCGGAGCACGCCCTGACGCAGGGCCGGCACGCCGAGCCGCCCATGGTGCTCGCGAGCGACCCGTCGGTGGGCGACCCGGGCCGCGCGACCGCCGACGGGCACCGCCCGCTGTGGACGTACGCGCACGTCCCGGCCGGGTCGCGCGCGGACGTGACCGAGGCCGTCACCGCGCGCATCGAGCAGTACGCGCCCGGCTTCCGCGACGTCGTCGTCGCCTCGCGGTGCACCCCCGCGGCGCGGATCGAGCTGGGCAACGCGAACTACGTCGGCGGCGACATCGCGGGTGGTGCGATCACCCTGCCGCGGATGCTCGTCGGGCCCGTCCTGAGCCCGGACCCCTTCGTCGCGGCCGACGGCGTCTACCTGTGCTCCGCTGCCGTGCCGCCGGGGCCCGGGGTCCACGGCATGGGCGGCTGGCACGCCGCGCGGCGCGTCCTCGCGCGCAGCTTCGGCATCGAGCGCCCGCCCGGCCTCGCGCCCTGA
- the groL gene encoding chaperonin GroEL (60 kDa chaperone family; promotes refolding of misfolded polypeptides especially under stressful conditions; forms two stacked rings of heptamers to form a barrel-shaped 14mer; ends can be capped by GroES; misfolded proteins enter the barrel where they are refolded when GroES binds), translating into MAKIIAFDEEARRGMERGMNALADAVKVTLGPKGRNVVLEKKWGAPTITNDGVSIAKEIELEEPLEKIGAELVKEVAKKTDDVAGDGTTTATVLAQALVKEGLRNVAAGANPIALKRGIEKAVDAVTAQLLSAAKEVETKEEIAATAGISAGDPAIGELIAEAMDKVGKEGVITVEESSALGLELELTEGMRFDKGFLSAYFVTDAERQEAVLEDAYVLLVESKISNVKDLLPLLEKVIQSGKPLFIVAEDIEGEALATLVVNKIRGTFRSVAVKAPGFGDRRKAMLQDMATLTGGQVISETVGLKLENAGLELLGQARKVVVTKDETTIVEGLGDADQIAGRVAQIRAEIENSDSDYDREKLQERLAKLAGGVAVIKAGAATEVELKERKHRIEDAVRNAKAAVEEGIVAGGGVALIQAGKAAFEQADILALVGDEATGARIVQLAIDAPLKQIAINAGLEGGVVAEKVRNLPAGQGLNAATGVYEDLLAAGVNDPVKVTRSALQNAASIAALFLTTEAVVADKPEKHSAPSGGDGGGMGGMDF; encoded by the coding sequence ATGGCCAAGATCATTGCCTTCGACGAGGAGGCCCGCCGCGGCATGGAGCGGGGCATGAACGCCCTCGCCGACGCCGTCAAGGTCACGCTCGGCCCGAAGGGCCGCAACGTCGTGCTCGAGAAGAAGTGGGGCGCCCCCACGATCACCAACGACGGTGTCTCGATCGCCAAGGAGATCGAGCTCGAGGAGCCCCTCGAGAAGATCGGCGCCGAGCTCGTCAAGGAGGTCGCCAAGAAGACGGACGACGTCGCGGGCGACGGCACCACCACCGCCACCGTGCTCGCCCAGGCCCTCGTCAAGGAGGGTCTGCGGAACGTCGCCGCCGGCGCCAACCCGATCGCGCTCAAGCGCGGCATCGAGAAGGCCGTCGACGCCGTCACGGCGCAGCTGCTCTCGGCCGCCAAGGAGGTCGAGACCAAGGAGGAGATCGCCGCGACCGCGGGCATCTCCGCCGGCGACCCGGCCATCGGCGAGCTCATCGCCGAGGCGATGGACAAGGTCGGCAAGGAGGGCGTGATCACGGTCGAGGAGTCCAGCGCCCTCGGCCTGGAGCTCGAGCTCACGGAGGGCATGCGCTTCGACAAGGGCTTCCTGTCGGCGTACTTCGTGACCGACGCGGAGCGCCAGGAGGCCGTCCTCGAGGACGCCTACGTGCTGCTCGTCGAGTCCAAGATCTCGAACGTCAAGGACCTGCTGCCGCTGCTGGAGAAGGTCATCCAGTCCGGCAAGCCGCTCTTCATCGTCGCCGAGGACATCGAGGGCGAGGCCCTGGCCACGCTCGTCGTGAACAAGATCCGCGGCACGTTCCGCTCCGTCGCCGTCAAGGCGCCGGGCTTCGGGGACCGTCGCAAGGCGATGCTGCAGGACATGGCGACCCTCACGGGTGGCCAGGTCATCTCCGAGACCGTGGGCCTCAAGCTCGAGAACGCGGGCCTGGAGCTGCTCGGCCAGGCGCGCAAGGTCGTCGTCACCAAGGACGAGACCACGATCGTCGAGGGCCTCGGCGACGCCGACCAGATCGCCGGTCGCGTCGCGCAGATCCGCGCCGAGATCGAGAACTCGGACTCGGACTACGACCGCGAGAAGCTCCAGGAGCGCCTCGCGAAGCTCGCCGGCGGCGTCGCCGTCATCAAGGCGGGCGCGGCCACCGAGGTCGAGCTCAAGGAGCGCAAGCACCGCATCGAGGACGCCGTCCGCAACGCGAAGGCTGCCGTCGAGGAGGGCATCGTCGCCGGTGGTGGCGTCGCCCTCATCCAGGCCGGCAAGGCTGCCTTCGAGCAGGCCGACATCCTCGCGCTCGTGGGTGACGAGGCGACCGGTGCGCGGATCGTGCAGCTCGCGATCGACGCCCCGCTGAAGCAGATCGCCATCAACGCCGGCCTCGAGGGCGGCGTCGTGGCGGAGAAGGTCCGCAACCTCCCGGCGGGTCAGGGCCTCAACGCCGCGACCGGCGTGTACGAGGACCTGCTGGCCGCGGGCGTCAACGACCCGGTCAAGGTCACGCGCTCGGCGCTGCAGAACGCCGCGTCGATCGCCGCCCTGTTCCTCACCACCGAGGCCGTCGTGGCCGACAAGCCGGAGAAGCACTCCGCTCCTTCCGGTGGCGACGGTGGCGGCATGGGCGGCATGGACTTCTGA
- a CDS encoding DUF4031 domain-containing protein — protein sequence MAVLLDPPLWPRHGTVWGHLVSDASLAELHAFADRAGIPRRAFDLDHYDVPAERYADLVGHGARLVDSRELVRRLRASGLRVRARDRARERPVSAPRPSPRERTA from the coding sequence ATGGCCGTGCTCCTGGACCCGCCGCTGTGGCCGCGGCACGGCACCGTGTGGGGCCACCTCGTGAGCGACGCGTCCCTCGCCGAGCTCCACGCCTTCGCCGACCGTGCGGGCATCCCGCGGCGCGCCTTCGACCTCGACCACTACGACGTGCCCGCCGAGCGCTACGCCGACCTCGTCGGCCACGGCGCGCGGCTCGTCGACAGCCGGGAGCTCGTGCGGCGCCTGCGCGCCTCGGGCCTGCGGGTCCGCGCGCGCGACCGTGCCCGTGAGCGCCCCGTGAGCGCCCCGCGACCTTCGCCCCGCGAGCGCACCGCGTGA
- a CDS encoding WXG100 family type VII secretion target has protein sequence MSRYEVDSAQVAQAGTAAAASVATIRAEVAALLRHLTELQAGWQGTAATAFAGVVADWSVTQRAVEASLDGITTALGAASQTYADAEQQAARLFVR, from the coding sequence ATGAGCAGGTACGAGGTCGACAGCGCGCAGGTGGCGCAGGCCGGCACGGCGGCGGCGGCGTCGGTGGCGACGATCCGGGCGGAGGTGGCGGCGCTGCTGCGGCACCTCACCGAGCTGCAGGCCGGGTGGCAGGGCACGGCGGCGACGGCGTTCGCGGGAGTCGTGGCGGACTGGTCGGTGACGCAGCGTGCCGTCGAGGCGAGCCTCGACGGCATCACGACGGCCCTGGGCGCCGCGTCCCAGACGTACGCCGACGCCGAGCAGCAGGCGGCGCGGCTCTTCGTGCGGTGA
- a CDS encoding cell wall metabolism sensor histidine kinase WalK yields MSRAGRAWSRLPLRTQLSVMFAVVLALGLVLTGATALTFLRQSLLGQVDDQLSAASQGLVDRVTNQLPRGPGATDLPSDYQVVLSTPDGQVVQHWVADPSTTDLADVPPMSVQEVAERGGEPFTVGSVDGGTSWRVLAQRLVGAGSDDVVGTVAVALPLTSAENTLDQMRLALAAIGVGVVALGALAGFWGVRRSLRPLREIEDTAAAIAAGDLSRRVPDRPASTEVGRLGRALNGMLAQIETAFAARTASERRMRRFVSDASHELRTPLATIRGYGELYRMGAVPPEEVPATVQRMEDAATRMGRMVQDLLDLARLDERRAVRHEPVDLAGVAADAAADLRALDPGRPVRLEPLVPGGSMGDLVVLGDEDRLRQVLANLVGNTVEHTPPGTPVEIALGTPAPGRAVVEVRDHGPGIAPEHAARVFERFYRVDPARGRDAGGAGLGMAIVAAIVEAHDGSVTLVPTPGGGATVRVDLPLAAPGAPARDE; encoded by the coding sequence ATGAGCCGCGCGGGCCGCGCGTGGTCGCGCCTGCCGCTGCGCACGCAGCTGTCCGTGATGTTCGCCGTCGTCCTCGCGCTCGGCCTGGTGCTCACGGGCGCGACGGCGCTCACGTTCCTGCGGCAGTCGCTGCTCGGGCAGGTGGACGACCAGCTCTCCGCCGCGTCGCAGGGCCTCGTCGACCGGGTCACCAACCAGCTGCCCCGGGGCCCGGGGGCGACGGACCTGCCGAGCGACTACCAGGTCGTCCTCTCGACGCCGGACGGCCAGGTCGTCCAGCACTGGGTGGCGGACCCGTCCACGACCGACCTCGCCGACGTGCCCCCGATGAGCGTCCAGGAGGTCGCGGAGCGAGGCGGTGAGCCCTTCACCGTCGGGTCGGTGGACGGCGGGACCTCGTGGCGCGTCCTCGCGCAACGGCTCGTGGGCGCCGGGTCCGACGACGTCGTCGGTACCGTCGCCGTGGCGCTGCCCCTGACGTCGGCAGAGAACACGCTGGACCAGATGCGCCTGGCGCTGGCGGCCATCGGCGTCGGCGTCGTCGCGCTCGGGGCGCTGGCGGGATTCTGGGGGGTGCGGCGCTCGCTGCGACCGCTGCGCGAGATCGAGGACACCGCCGCGGCCATCGCGGCCGGGGACCTCTCGCGCCGCGTCCCGGACCGGCCCGCCTCGACGGAGGTCGGTCGCCTCGGGCGCGCGCTCAACGGCATGCTCGCCCAGATCGAGACGGCCTTCGCCGCCCGCACCGCGTCCGAGCGGCGCATGCGGCGCTTCGTCAGCGACGCGAGCCACGAGCTGCGGACGCCGCTCGCGACCATCCGGGGTTACGGGGAGCTGTACCGGATGGGCGCGGTGCCGCCCGAGGAGGTCCCCGCCACCGTCCAGCGGATGGAGGACGCCGCCACGCGCATGGGTCGGATGGTGCAGGACCTGCTCGACCTCGCGCGGCTCGACGAGCGGCGGGCGGTCCGGCACGAGCCCGTCGACCTGGCGGGGGTGGCCGCCGACGCCGCGGCCGACCTGCGCGCGCTGGACCCCGGGCGTCCCGTGCGGCTCGAGCCGCTGGTCCCCGGCGGCTCGATGGGCGACCTCGTGGTCCTCGGGGACGAGGACCGCCTGCGACAGGTCCTGGCGAACCTCGTCGGGAACACGGTCGAGCACACGCCGCCGGGCACCCCGGTCGAGATCGCGCTCGGCACACCGGCGCCCGGCCGCGCCGTCGTGGAGGTCAGGGACCACGGCCCGGGCATCGCGCCCGAGCACGCCGCGCGCGTCTTCGAGCGCTTCTACCGGGTGGACCCGGCCCGGGGGCGCGACGCCGGCGGCGCCGGCCTCGGCATGGCGATCGTCGCGGCGATCGTCGAGGCGCACGACGGCTCGGTGACGCTCGTGCCGACCCCGGGAGGCGGCGCCACCGTGCGCGTCGACCTCCCCCTCGCCGCGCCGGGTGCACCCGCGCGGGATGAGTGA
- a CDS encoding response regulator transcription factor, translating to MPTERAPEARLVVVDDEPTIRELLTTSLRFAGFEVHAAADGASALALVRDLRPDLVVLDVMLPDMDGFTVTRRMRERGQQVPVLFLTARDDTTDKVAGLTVGGDDYVTKPFSLEEVVARIRAVLRRTAPAPPDDSAVLRYADLELDEDAREVRRAGRSVDLSPTEFALLRYLMLNAGRVLSKAQILDHVWQYDWGGDGSIVESYISYLRRKIDRLPEGVEGEQPVPLIHTKRGVGYVLRLPPGSA from the coding sequence ATGCCCACCGAGCGTGCACCCGAGGCGCGGCTCGTCGTCGTCGACGACGAGCCGACCATCCGCGAGCTCCTGACGACGTCGCTGCGCTTCGCCGGCTTCGAGGTGCACGCGGCGGCCGACGGCGCCTCCGCGCTGGCCCTGGTGCGGGACCTGCGGCCCGACCTCGTCGTGCTCGACGTGATGCTCCCCGACATGGACGGGTTCACGGTGACCCGCCGGATGCGCGAGCGCGGCCAGCAGGTGCCCGTGCTCTTCCTCACGGCGCGCGACGACACCACGGACAAGGTCGCGGGACTGACGGTGGGTGGCGACGACTACGTGACCAAGCCGTTCAGCCTGGAGGAGGTCGTGGCGCGGATCCGCGCGGTGCTGCGCCGCACCGCGCCCGCCCCGCCCGACGACTCGGCGGTCCTGCGCTACGCCGACCTCGAGCTCGACGAGGACGCCCGCGAGGTCCGGCGCGCGGGCCGCTCGGTGGATCTGTCCCCCACCGAGTTCGCCCTGCTGCGCTACCTCATGCTCAACGCCGGTCGCGTGCTGTCCAAGGCGCAGATCCTCGACCACGTCTGGCAGTACGACTGGGGTGGCGACGGCAGCATCGTCGAGTCCTACATCTCCTACCTGCGCCGCAAGATCGACCGCCTCCCCGAGGGCGTCGAGGGCGAGCAGCCGGTCCCGCTGATCCACACCAAGCGGGGCGTCGGCTACGTGCTGCGCCTGCCCCCCGGGTCGGCGTGA
- a CDS encoding PspA/IM30 family protein yields MAEKQTVLGRIAQLAKANINSLIDRAEDPEKMLDQLVRDYTNAIAEAEDAVALTIGNVRLAEADHAEDVAAAQDWGRKAVAASAKADQLRAAGNGTEADRFDNLAKVAISKQIAFEGEARSAEPMIASQNEVVAKLKSGLVEMRNRLEQLRSKRDQLIARQKTAQAQATVHEALSSINVLDPTSEVARFEEKVRREEARVAGHQELAASSLDAQFEELEVDAGMLEVEARLAQLKQGAAPAQIQDS; encoded by the coding sequence ATGGCTGAGAAGCAGACCGTCCTGGGCCGCATCGCCCAGCTCGCGAAGGCCAACATCAACTCGCTCATCGACCGGGCGGAGGACCCGGAGAAGATGCTCGACCAGCTGGTCCGCGACTACACCAACGCCATCGCGGAGGCGGAGGACGCCGTCGCCCTGACCATCGGCAACGTGCGGCTCGCGGAGGCCGACCACGCGGAGGACGTCGCGGCCGCACAGGACTGGGGCCGCAAGGCCGTGGCGGCGTCGGCGAAGGCCGACCAGCTCCGCGCTGCGGGGAACGGCACCGAGGCGGACCGCTTCGACAACCTCGCGAAGGTCGCGATCTCCAAGCAGATCGCCTTCGAGGGCGAGGCGCGGTCGGCGGAGCCGATGATCGCGTCGCAGAACGAGGTCGTGGCGAAGCTGAAGTCGGGACTCGTCGAGATGCGGAACCGCCTCGAGCAGCTCCGCTCGAAGCGCGACCAGCTCATCGCGCGCCAGAAGACGGCCCAGGCGCAGGCCACCGTGCACGAGGCGCTCTCGTCGATCAACGTGCTGGACCCGACGAGCGAGGTGGCGCGGTTCGAGGAGAAGGTGCGCCGGGAAGAGGCGCGCGTCGCGGGTCACCAGGAGCTGGCCGCCTCCTCGCTCGACGCCCAGTTCGAGGAGCTCGAGGTCGACGCCGGCATGCTCGAGGTGGAGGCGCGGCTCGCCCAGCTCAAGCAGGGCGCCGCACCGGCGCAGATCCAGGACAGCTGA
- a CDS encoding TPM domain-containing protein, translated as MTSRSVADSRRAVGLAARTLLTALLTGLALTSLLPGAAHAAVRAEPPLAVEGEITDPAGALRGREAQVQEALDELADATPYQLFVVFVDSFDGLDPFEWANETAVESGLGTNDVLLAVAVEDRQYATSVDDAVPLSDEQLARIDAERVEPRLRDGDWAGAAIGAAEGIQDAARGGTGAGGGFPVLPVLLVGGLVVIVAVTFALSRRRAPAGARRTVPAQGPAGLPTEELNRRAGQALVACDDAVRTSEQELGFAQAQFGIEATRVFAQVLEAAKPTLARAFLLRQQLDDAVPEDEPQRRAMLLEILSLCEQVDTSLDAQTAEFERLRDLQARVPEVLEETARRADEVQGRLPAAQATLDALAATYSPEALATVRGNLTQAASLLDAARTGVDRGREALDTDRAAAVALARGAQDAVGQAVTLLDAVGRAGQELAQAGARIDAGIASLAADVTDAERLAPRDPAVAAAVAPAREVLAAARAQRAGGDPLATLRRLTDAETALDAALAPAREQAEHTARAQAQLREVLARLDARVRAVGDFIETRRGAVGAEARTRLAEAARLTQDAAAAAASDPAGALATARRAEQLVLSAQQLAEADVARWQSPQGPYGGGRGGTDVGSLVLGGILLDQVLGGGSRRGGGYGGGGFGGGGFGGGFGGGGFGGGGRSGGGRRSGGGFGGSFGGGGRGRRGGGGRF; from the coding sequence GTGACCAGCCGCAGCGTCGCCGACAGCCGCCGTGCGGTCGGCCTCGCGGCGCGCACCCTGCTGACCGCGCTGCTGACCGGCCTCGCGCTGACGTCCCTGCTCCCCGGCGCGGCGCACGCCGCCGTCCGCGCCGAGCCGCCCCTGGCGGTCGAGGGCGAGATCACCGACCCGGCCGGCGCGCTGCGGGGCCGCGAGGCCCAGGTCCAGGAGGCCCTCGACGAGCTCGCCGACGCGACGCCGTACCAGCTGTTCGTCGTCTTCGTGGACTCGTTCGACGGCCTCGACCCGTTCGAGTGGGCGAACGAGACGGCCGTCGAGTCCGGCCTCGGCACGAACGACGTGCTGCTCGCCGTCGCCGTCGAGGACCGGCAGTACGCGACCTCGGTCGACGACGCCGTGCCGCTCTCCGACGAGCAGCTCGCCCGGATCGACGCCGAGCGCGTCGAGCCCCGCCTGCGCGACGGCGACTGGGCCGGCGCGGCGATCGGCGCGGCTGAGGGCATCCAGGACGCCGCCCGTGGGGGCACCGGCGCCGGCGGCGGCTTCCCGGTCCTGCCGGTGCTCCTCGTCGGCGGGCTCGTGGTCATCGTCGCGGTCACGTTCGCCCTGTCCCGCCGGCGCGCTCCCGCGGGCGCCCGGCGCACCGTGCCCGCCCAGGGCCCGGCCGGCCTGCCGACCGAAGAGCTCAACCGGCGCGCCGGCCAGGCGCTCGTCGCGTGCGACGACGCCGTCCGCACGTCCGAGCAGGAGCTCGGCTTCGCGCAGGCGCAGTTCGGGATCGAGGCGACGCGCGTGTTCGCGCAGGTCCTCGAGGCCGCCAAGCCGACGCTGGCGCGGGCGTTCCTCCTGCGCCAGCAGCTCGACGACGCGGTGCCCGAGGACGAGCCGCAGCGACGCGCGATGCTGCTCGAGATCCTGTCCCTGTGCGAGCAGGTCGACACCTCGCTCGACGCGCAGACCGCGGAGTTCGAGCGGCTGCGCGACCTGCAGGCGCGCGTCCCGGAGGTCCTCGAGGAGACCGCCCGCCGCGCGGACGAGGTGCAGGGCCGGCTCCCGGCGGCGCAGGCCACGCTCGACGCGCTGGCGGCGACGTACTCCCCCGAGGCGCTCGCCACGGTGCGCGGCAACCTCACGCAGGCGGCGTCCCTGCTCGACGCGGCACGTACCGGGGTGGACCGTGGACGCGAGGCGCTCGACACCGACCGCGCGGCCGCGGTCGCGCTCGCGCGAGGCGCCCAGGACGCCGTCGGGCAGGCCGTCACGCTGCTCGACGCCGTGGGACGTGCGGGGCAGGAGCTCGCGCAGGCGGGCGCACGGATCGACGCCGGCATCGCGTCGCTCGCCGCGGACGTCACCGACGCCGAGCGCCTGGCGCCGCGCGACCCCGCGGTCGCCGCCGCCGTCGCGCCCGCGCGGGAGGTCCTCGCGGCGGCCCGGGCACAGCGGGCGGGCGGCGACCCGCTCGCGACGCTGCGGCGCCTCACGGATGCCGAGACGGCGCTCGACGCGGCACTGGCGCCCGCGCGCGAGCAGGCGGAGCACACGGCGCGCGCCCAGGCGCAGCTGCGCGAGGTGCTGGCGCGGCTCGACGCCCGCGTCAGGGCGGTCGGCGACTTCATCGAGACGCGGCGCGGGGCGGTCGGCGCCGAGGCACGGACCCGGCTCGCCGAGGCCGCACGCCTGACGCAGGACGCGGCGGCGGCCGCCGCCTCGGACCCGGCGGGCGCGCTGGCGACGGCGCGCCGCGCGGAGCAGCTGGTCCTCTCGGCGCAGCAGCTCGCGGAGGCGGACGTCGCACGCTGGCAGTCGCCGCAGGGTCCGTACGGCGGCGGCCGGGGTGGCACCGACGTGGGCTCGCTCGTCCTCGGCGGGATCCTGCTCGACCAGGTCCTGGGCGGCGGGAGCCGTCGGGGCGGGGGCTACGGCGGGGGCGGCTTCGGAGGGGGTGGCTTCGGCGGCGGGTTCGGTGGCGGCGGATTCGGTGGCGGCGGACGATCGGGCGGCGGCCGGCGCTCGGGCGGCGGGTTCGGCGGCAGCTTCGGCGGGGGCGGCCGCGGACGCCGCGGAGGAGGTGGCCGCTTCTGA